A window of the Dyadobacter pollutisoli genome harbors these coding sequences:
- a CDS encoding CotH kinase family protein, translating into MRYLYNTIFLVALLVFFECNAQSVYINELMASNSNAYADQNGEDEDWIELYNAGVSTVDLGGYYVSDDPGELKKFQLPSGTGEYVMTPGSFLILWASGTTVLPRHLNFNLSGDGEQFFLMTPGEVIVDQITFPKQRVDISYGRKTNGGAEIVYFSPSSPNASNVAANSFTGISAPPTMSATSGFFQNPFTLTISSTVPGSEIFYTTDGSEPDKNNITAPGTAYQFKNVYPQDPGQSAGPTFTNYYLTIKQVTPVNVSVVDKSTQPDVFAAISTTNDFTPTYASVPVKPAYKGMVVRAKVYEPGKLPSETISRSFWFTANGLPKSSLPVFSIKTSPDNMFDYVKGIGVAGKDFVDWRNNNPSAGSFAQPVGNYYRGDEIPVNVEMLVDGVPVLNQELGLRIHGAGSRTHDKKSFRLYSTGENASQSNIDYPIFPSQPFHTFKRLLLRNSGNDYERILFKDAYIHQIGKGLNIELQDYRPAVTYLNGEYWGIHNVRERLDEYYYASHYALEPDNIEFFADPDISGNTGHYADLSNYIKTHDMADGTNYNYALARMDMDNFIDYCVLELYCANWDWPYGNVTYWRHKVPYNPAAGAGKDGRWRWALFDVDLSFEDLAADQFGKALGAPDFLLQYLLPNTTFRNKLINRYADLINSYFQPQRLLDQIAVCKSAIINEIPENIKRWNRPSSFATWEANINLMVNFATNRPSVARGHIQNRFNLVDGTRVITVNVSNTAHGYVKVNTIDILPTTPGLAANPYPWSGTYFKNVSISLTAIPKPGFKFLQWENITTSAVLTTPTIDFIPSSGSNYRAVFATDVAPVQVPAPLDASACVYNFNSWASDAASGTFPPNMGFVYMANDDPELASAVVGFTSGVYNFTSKTRINGLGADGISFINTGNAAGNVGYPGMKLGGAILALNTTGKTQVSVKWTGGTVTPNFRPYAIRLQYRLSETGAFTDVLNASSQPVQYLRSATAGHSQVIDWVQLPAAALNQPYVQLLWRYYCTDATISGARDELRLDEISIQSCTNPLPVSLVRFDAKAMEDQVNVTWETSDEVNNDHFDVERSADGKNWSLIKSVAGNGTSHQSNQYWVMDEQPLGGRSYYRLKQVDHDQTYTYSHMVSVMRQASKEPMLYPNPVKSMLRVALAQPCDVTSYIITDATGQARKNGKAAGCNELAIPVENLGSGLYIIQIKTKDGTFVNLKFMKE; encoded by the coding sequence ATGAGATATTTATACAACACTATCTTCCTTGTCGCATTGCTTGTTTTCTTCGAATGCAACGCACAATCCGTCTACATTAACGAGCTAATGGCTTCCAATTCCAACGCTTATGCTGATCAGAATGGCGAGGACGAGGACTGGATAGAACTTTACAATGCAGGAGTTTCAACTGTTGATCTGGGTGGCTATTATGTATCCGATGATCCTGGTGAGCTGAAAAAATTTCAGCTGCCTTCTGGCACCGGTGAGTATGTGATGACGCCGGGGTCATTCCTGATTCTATGGGCTAGCGGCACCACAGTCCTACCCAGGCACCTGAATTTTAACCTGAGTGGCGACGGAGAGCAATTTTTCCTAATGACACCGGGTGAAGTCATTGTCGATCAGATCACTTTTCCAAAACAGAGGGTAGACATTTCTTATGGCCGAAAAACCAATGGAGGTGCTGAGATCGTCTATTTTTCGCCGTCCTCGCCCAACGCAAGCAATGTTGCCGCCAACTCGTTTACTGGTATTTCTGCCCCGCCGACCATGAGTGCTACCAGCGGTTTTTTTCAAAATCCGTTTACATTGACAATATCGTCCACCGTGCCTGGCTCTGAAATTTTCTATACCACCGACGGCTCCGAACCCGATAAAAACAACATAACAGCGCCCGGCACCGCTTACCAGTTCAAGAACGTGTACCCGCAAGATCCCGGGCAATCCGCCGGACCTACTTTTACGAATTATTACCTGACTATTAAACAAGTCACGCCTGTCAATGTGTCCGTGGTCGACAAATCAACTCAGCCGGATGTTTTCGCCGCTATATCCACCACTAATGATTTTACGCCGACTTACGCCTCTGTGCCTGTCAAACCGGCGTACAAAGGAATGGTGGTGAGAGCGAAAGTGTATGAACCCGGCAAGTTACCCAGCGAGACCATATCCAGATCGTTTTGGTTTACGGCCAACGGACTGCCGAAATCAAGCCTTCCTGTTTTCTCGATCAAAACAAGTCCTGATAATATGTTTGACTATGTGAAAGGAATTGGTGTTGCAGGAAAAGATTTTGTCGATTGGCGAAATAATAACCCTTCTGCCGGTTCCTTTGCTCAGCCTGTGGGCAATTACTACCGAGGCGATGAAATACCCGTCAATGTGGAAATGCTGGTAGACGGCGTGCCGGTCCTCAATCAGGAACTTGGGCTTCGCATTCATGGTGCAGGCTCCCGTACCCACGACAAAAAAAGTTTCAGGCTGTATTCGACGGGCGAAAATGCATCGCAGAGCAATATTGACTACCCCATATTCCCGTCACAGCCTTTCCATACATTTAAAAGGCTTTTGTTAAGAAATTCGGGGAATGACTACGAAAGGATACTTTTCAAAGATGCATACATTCATCAGATCGGTAAAGGTCTCAACATTGAACTACAAGATTACCGACCAGCCGTCACCTATCTGAACGGTGAGTACTGGGGCATTCATAATGTAAGGGAACGACTCGACGAGTACTACTACGCCAGTCACTACGCCCTGGAACCCGACAACATCGAATTCTTTGCAGACCCGGATATTTCAGGTAACACCGGCCATTATGCCGACCTGTCCAATTACATTAAGACCCATGATATGGCGGATGGTACGAACTATAACTATGCCCTTGCACGCATGGATATGGACAATTTCATTGATTATTGTGTACTGGAATTATATTGTGCCAACTGGGACTGGCCCTATGGGAACGTCACCTATTGGCGGCATAAGGTACCTTACAATCCAGCCGCCGGGGCCGGAAAAGATGGACGGTGGAGGTGGGCGTTGTTCGATGTTGATCTGAGCTTTGAAGACCTGGCGGCCGATCAGTTCGGAAAAGCATTGGGCGCACCTGATTTCCTTTTGCAATACTTGTTGCCGAATACAACATTCCGCAATAAACTCATCAACCGGTATGCCGATCTGATCAACTCTTACTTTCAACCTCAGCGCTTGCTGGATCAGATAGCGGTTTGTAAAAGCGCCATCATTAACGAGATCCCCGAGAACATCAAGCGCTGGAACCGGCCTTCGAGCTTTGCCACCTGGGAGGCGAATATTAATCTCATGGTCAATTTTGCGACCAATCGCCCCAGTGTTGCACGCGGTCACATTCAGAATCGATTTAACCTCGTCGATGGCACCCGGGTAATTACTGTGAATGTTTCCAATACGGCACACGGATATGTGAAGGTGAACACCATTGATATTTTGCCAACAACGCCGGGGCTAGCTGCTAATCCCTATCCCTGGAGTGGCACTTACTTCAAAAACGTGTCGATATCGCTCACAGCCATTCCAAAACCCGGATTTAAATTTTTGCAGTGGGAAAATATCACAACAAGTGCCGTGCTGACCACCCCTACCATCGATTTTATTCCTTCATCAGGCTCAAACTACAGGGCTGTTTTTGCTACGGATGTCGCACCTGTGCAGGTTCCTGCGCCTCTGGATGCCAGCGCTTGTGTATACAATTTCAATTCATGGGCGTCAGACGCCGCCTCAGGCACCTTTCCTCCGAATATGGGTTTTGTTTACATGGCAAATGACGATCCCGAACTGGCATCAGCGGTCGTGGGCTTCACCAGCGGTGTTTACAACTTCACGAGCAAAACGAGGATCAATGGCCTTGGCGCCGATGGTATTTCATTTATTAACACTGGCAATGCTGCTGGAAACGTGGGATATCCGGGAATGAAACTCGGAGGTGCTATCCTGGCCCTTAACACAACAGGAAAAACGCAGGTTAGCGTAAAATGGACTGGTGGCACGGTCACCCCCAATTTCCGTCCTTATGCGATAAGGTTACAATATCGACTTTCAGAAACGGGTGCCTTTACGGATGTGCTCAATGCCAGTAGCCAGCCTGTTCAATATTTACGGTCAGCTACGGCAGGGCATTCACAGGTGATCGATTGGGTACAACTCCCCGCAGCAGCCCTGAACCAGCCCTACGTGCAGCTGTTGTGGCGATATTACTGTACAGATGCTACGATCTCCGGTGCCCGCGATGAATTGCGCTTGGACGAGATTTCGATACAATCCTGTACCAACCCGCTACCAGTTTCGCTGGTACGGTTCGATGCCAAAGCAATGGAGGACCAGGTGAATGTGACCTGGGAAACGAGCGATGAGGTGAACAATGATCACTTTGACGTGGAGCGGTCTGCGGATGGCAAAAATTGGAGTCTGATCAAGTCGGTTGCAGGAAATGGTACCAGCCATCAATCCAACCAGTACTGGGTTATGGATGAGCAACCGCTGGGAGGCAGAAGTTATTATCGCCTCAAACAGGTAGACCATGACCAAACCTATACTTACTCCCACATGGTATCAGTAATGCGTCAGGCGTCGAAGGAGCCAATGCTTTATCCTAATCCCGTAAAAAGCATGCTTAGGGTGGCACTCGCGCAGCCCTGCGACGTGACATCTTACATTATTACCGATGCGACTGGTCAGGCACGCAAAAATGGCAAGGCAGCAGGTTGCAATGAGCTGGCTATTCCCGTCGAAAACCTGGGTTCGGGCCTGTATATCATTCAAATCAAAACAAAAGACGGAACATTTGTCAATTTGAAATTCATGAAAGAGTAA
- the rlmB gene encoding 23S rRNA (guanosine(2251)-2'-O)-methyltransferase RlmB: MEKRKYTVRKPAPRQSQADMVFGTQSVLETMRSGKEIERLFIQREFGLSEIEKLAKELDIPFQRVPVEKLNRVTRKNHQGVIAFVSPIQYMPLHNVLTQVFEEGKTPLLLLLDRITDVRNFGAIARTAECAGVQALIVPTKGGAQINADAMKTSSGALNFLPVCREPNLYETLLYLRNSGLQIIACTEKTEKSLYEIDFSIPTVIIMGSEEDGISQEFIHLADSGAKIPLSGQVESLNVSVASSIVLYEAVRQRLKI; the protein is encoded by the coding sequence ATGGAGAAACGGAAGTATACGGTAAGAAAACCCGCCCCAAGACAGTCCCAGGCCGACATGGTTTTTGGTACGCAGTCTGTACTCGAAACAATGCGTTCGGGCAAAGAAATAGAACGACTATTCATTCAGAGAGAGTTTGGTCTTTCAGAAATTGAAAAACTGGCCAAAGAACTTGACATTCCTTTCCAGCGGGTACCGGTTGAAAAACTGAACCGGGTAACTCGCAAGAACCACCAGGGAGTGATTGCATTTGTGTCACCTATTCAATACATGCCATTGCACAACGTGCTTACGCAGGTATTTGAAGAAGGAAAAACGCCATTATTGCTGCTTCTGGACAGGATTACCGATGTACGCAACTTTGGAGCCATCGCCAGGACGGCAGAATGTGCAGGCGTTCAAGCATTGATCGTTCCTACCAAAGGTGGGGCCCAGATCAATGCGGATGCTATGAAGACTTCTTCAGGTGCATTGAACTTCCTGCCTGTTTGCCGTGAGCCAAACTTGTACGAGACATTGCTTTATCTACGAAACAGCGGTCTACAAATCATCGCTTGTACAGAAAAAACAGAGAAATCACTTTACGAGATAGACTTTTCAATTCCCACGGTGATCATCATGGGCTCGGAAGAAGATGGGATTTCACAGGAATTCATTCACCTGGCTGATAGCGGTGCGAAAATTCCGCTGAGTGGTCAGGTTGAATCCCTCAATGTGTCCGTAGCGAGCTCGATCGTACTTTATGAGGCTGTTAGGCAGCGATTAAAAATCTGA
- a CDS encoding GWxTD domain-containing protein: MKQLPEAQVRPSEQQSAPINEELSLIAIQSKYLLKDTTQTKVYLYVDAFKGKNPISVAEFTKIYNLNYVIYSDYGTRDRLGYGNVKLDSSNVSRVGDKIVIAYDIKSPNKDYGVLLSEISQTGTLKKVLNDLTIKFKKLSVSQTYGLYTATSAQPLQRHYVNANEAFTLRKVGEGSDQLHVFYYNHDFEAAGSPMNVAPKTISKSLEVDSSFTINTNEPLHFDKEGLYNVFADTTQSEGLGILVVNERFPKVTRPQLLLGPLLYMSTNNEINEIKKAEDYKKALDKYWLTLMNGNAPLAQQSIRSFYSRVEEANQLFTTYKEGWKTDKGMIYIVLGPPDKVQRSKDREVWTYDQRGNAQNVNFTFNRRNNQFVDDHYELVRYAEYQPIWYPVVEAWRNGSIR; this comes from the coding sequence ATGAAGCAACTGCCGGAAGCGCAGGTAAGGCCATCGGAGCAGCAATCTGCACCGATTAACGAGGAACTTTCACTGATTGCCATTCAAAGCAAGTATTTGTTAAAGGACACTACCCAAACGAAAGTTTACCTTTATGTGGATGCTTTCAAAGGTAAAAACCCGATATCGGTTGCCGAATTCACCAAAATCTACAACCTGAACTACGTCATTTATTCAGACTACGGAACGAGGGACAGGCTTGGTTACGGAAATGTCAAACTCGATTCATCCAATGTGTCAAGGGTTGGGGATAAGATCGTCATCGCATACGACATTAAAAGCCCCAACAAAGACTACGGGGTTCTTTTAAGTGAAATCAGTCAGACTGGGACATTGAAAAAAGTATTGAATGACCTCACAATCAAATTCAAAAAACTTTCAGTAAGCCAGACATACGGGCTTTACACCGCTACAAGTGCACAGCCTTTGCAGCGTCATTATGTGAATGCCAACGAAGCGTTCACCCTGAGAAAAGTTGGCGAAGGAAGTGATCAGCTTCATGTATTTTATTACAACCATGATTTTGAGGCAGCAGGTTCACCCATGAACGTTGCGCCAAAAACGATCAGCAAGTCCCTGGAAGTGGATAGCTCATTCACAATTAACACCAACGAGCCGCTTCATTTTGACAAAGAAGGACTTTATAATGTATTCGCTGATACTACTCAGTCGGAAGGATTGGGCATACTGGTTGTAAATGAGCGCTTTCCAAAAGTGACGCGACCACAGCTTTTGCTGGGCCCGCTGCTTTACATGAGTACTAATAACGAGATCAACGAAATTAAAAAGGCAGAGGACTATAAAAAGGCATTGGACAAATACTGGCTCACGCTGATGAATGGCAATGCGCCTTTGGCCCAGCAGTCGATCCGTTCATTTTATAGCCGCGTAGAAGAAGCCAATCAACTTTTTACAACCTATAAAGAAGGTTGGAAAACGGATAAGGGCATGATATATATCGTGTTAGGCCCTCCGGACAAAGTGCAGCGCAGCAAAGATCGCGAGGTTTGGACCTACGATCAGCGAGGTAATGCGCAGAATGTAAATTTTACTTTTAATCGAAGAAACAATCAATTTGTGGATGATCATTATGAACTGGTTCGCTATGCCGAATACCAGCCGATTTGGTATCCAGTAGTAGAAGCATGGAGAAACGGAAGTATACGGTAA
- a CDS encoding LPD3 domain-containing protein: protein MDLNLLRRIAKERLREDLVAKGVGIYRKELGAEIRFSMVGVKECINQPFCLYVDKINLLIDGLEEALANALHLGFTDYQTHPKSHVLGYHYFETKIGGETAYFNIQVTVQKQYFLYSITEKLHWETPK from the coding sequence ATGGATTTGAATCTCTTGCGCCGAATAGCCAAGGAACGTTTAAGGGAGGATTTGGTTGCGAAAGGTGTCGGTATATACCGTAAGGAGCTTGGAGCAGAGATTAGGTTTAGCATGGTTGGCGTTAAGGAATGCATTAACCAGCCATTCTGCCTATATGTCGACAAGATCAATTTACTCATTGATGGGCTGGAAGAGGCATTGGCCAATGCCTTGCATCTTGGTTTTACAGATTATCAGACGCATCCAAAATCCCACGTCTTGGGGTATCATTATTTCGAAACGAAAATAGGCGGGGAAACCGCCTATTTTAATATTCAGGTAACTGTCCAAAAACAGTATTTCCTCTATTCGATTACTGAAAAACTGCATTGGGAGACCCCCAAATAA
- a CDS encoding SDR family oxidoreductase, translating to MTYTEGMLRDGALNNKTIIVTGGGTGLGKSMAAYFLKLGANIVLCSRRLEVLEATARELEVTVGGNVLCVACDVRKPEQIENVIAGTIEKFGRIDGLVNNSAGNFISPTERLSYKAVDVVVDIVLRGTYYFTLAVGKYWIENNIKGTVLNISTTYAWTGSGWVVPSAMAKAGVLAMTKSLAFEWADHGIRLNAIAPGPFPTKGAWERLFPEELSKKFSFESRIPLERVGDHQELANLAAYLMSDFSAYMTGEVITLDGGEVLAAGQFNFLKEVTDDQWDSIEEQIKTANRNSKKSE from the coding sequence ATGACTTATACGGAAGGAATGCTCCGCGACGGGGCTCTGAATAATAAAACGATCATTGTAACAGGAGGCGGTACGGGATTAGGAAAATCTATGGCAGCTTATTTTCTTAAACTAGGGGCCAATATCGTCCTGTGCAGCCGCCGCCTCGAAGTGTTGGAAGCGACCGCCCGCGAACTCGAAGTGACTGTTGGCGGAAATGTGCTATGCGTGGCATGTGACGTAAGAAAACCGGAGCAAATCGAAAATGTCATCGCTGGTACCATTGAAAAATTCGGACGTATAGATGGCCTGGTGAACAATTCGGCGGGAAATTTCATAAGCCCTACCGAAAGACTATCCTACAAAGCTGTGGATGTGGTGGTGGACATTGTGCTCCGCGGAACTTACTATTTTACGCTGGCTGTTGGCAAATACTGGATTGAAAACAATATCAAAGGTACGGTTCTCAACATCTCCACCACCTATGCGTGGACGGGCTCTGGCTGGGTAGTACCTTCCGCTATGGCCAAAGCGGGCGTGCTGGCCATGACAAAATCGCTCGCTTTTGAGTGGGCAGACCATGGCATACGCCTCAATGCCATTGCTCCAGGGCCATTCCCTACCAAAGGGGCATGGGAGCGGCTTTTTCCGGAAGAACTATCCAAAAAGTTCTCTTTTGAGAGCCGAATCCCGTTGGAGCGGGTGGGTGATCATCAGGAACTGGCTAACCTAGCGGCCTACTTAATGTCAGATTTTTCGGCGTACATGACCGGCGAAGTGATTACACTGGACGGAGGCGAAGTACTGGCGGCCGGGCAGTTCAATTTCCTGAAAGAAGTAACTGACGATCAGTGGGATTCCATTGAAGAACAGATCAAAACCGCCAACCGGAACAGTAAGAAATCAGAATAA
- a CDS encoding T9SS type A sorting domain-containing protein, producing MKIFTILMFCLTSSTLFGQLSISFPPARMVYQRNQAGSATVFITGTYISAVDKIEARLNTRTGEPGTAVDWTEIVGSASGNVFSGSLTAVGGRYDLEVRGKKNGSQVGSSVTVEKVGVGEVFLIVGHSNAAAAGQDGDMVGASSDMVNSINPNADLPLYNEYLMNGTADYLAPLQPTQLCQTCGIGPMVQYPWLWSRLGDLLVSPSALNVPVLFYSAAFGGSNIDQTYKSAYNIPFDHGFIEYSIRMPYANIRNAMNAYVPRTGLRAILSMHGVNDGGLTAEEFRFRSERVITKTRDESGYSDLAWLIATSCYNNGVNAVITSAQETLISTIPNVFRGANLNSIGNAGRYDGLHFNVTGQTMAASLWRDAITNPSVNIIQNAKSFMAQAPPLPGPPLPVTLASFNGKRNGNGQNELRWVTSSEENNDYFEIQRSDDAIKFEAVGNVKGIGDSKENNTYTFSDEAPAKLVTYYKLKQVDYDGKSTMSRIIAVRNESEEFNEFVFPNPAQHQIQVATDNGAVVEAITLFDLKGKAVMQNTKSNLMDISGLRQGDYFIQVKMSSGQSVRKKIVKL from the coding sequence ATGAAAATTTTTACCATTTTAATGTTTTGTTTGACTTCAAGCACACTTTTTGGCCAGCTAAGTATCAGTTTTCCTCCCGCGAGGATGGTTTATCAAAGAAACCAGGCAGGTAGTGCCACCGTTTTTATCACCGGAACTTACATTTCTGCCGTGGATAAGATTGAGGCACGCCTGAACACCCGGACAGGGGAGCCCGGTACCGCAGTCGATTGGACGGAAATCGTAGGTAGTGCCAGCGGAAACGTTTTTTCCGGTTCTCTGACGGCGGTCGGAGGTCGATATGACCTGGAAGTAAGGGGCAAAAAAAATGGCTCGCAGGTAGGAAGCTCTGTTACGGTTGAAAAGGTGGGTGTAGGGGAAGTGTTCCTCATTGTGGGACATTCCAATGCAGCTGCTGCCGGCCAGGACGGAGATATGGTGGGTGCCAGCAGCGATATGGTCAATTCGATTAATCCAAATGCGGATCTGCCGCTTTACAACGAGTACCTGATGAATGGTACGGCCGACTATCTGGCCCCTTTACAACCCACGCAATTGTGCCAGACCTGCGGTATTGGCCCCATGGTGCAGTATCCCTGGCTGTGGTCCAGGCTGGGTGATCTACTTGTGAGCCCTTCGGCACTGAATGTCCCGGTATTGTTTTATAGTGCGGCTTTCGGGGGTAGCAACATTGACCAGACTTACAAATCAGCCTATAACATTCCTTTTGACCATGGTTTTATAGAATACAGTATCCGGATGCCCTATGCCAATATCCGGAATGCGATGAATGCGTATGTCCCGAGAACAGGGCTGAGGGCGATTTTGTCCATGCATGGGGTGAATGATGGAGGATTGACCGCGGAAGAATTTAGGTTCAGGAGTGAACGGGTGATAACAAAGACACGCGACGAATCCGGGTACTCAGATCTTGCGTGGCTAATTGCTACTTCATGCTACAATAACGGGGTAAATGCTGTCATTACTTCTGCGCAGGAAACGCTGATTAGTACAATACCCAATGTGTTCAGAGGTGCAAACCTGAATAGCATTGGTAATGCCGGGAGATATGACGGCCTGCACTTTAATGTAACCGGGCAAACCATGGCGGCTTCGTTGTGGAGAGATGCGATTACAAATCCATCAGTTAATATTATTCAAAATGCGAAATCGTTTATGGCGCAAGCTCCGCCGCTTCCCGGCCCACCTTTGCCCGTGACTCTGGCGAGTTTTAACGGTAAGAGGAATGGCAACGGACAAAACGAGCTGAGATGGGTAACATCGTCTGAAGAAAACAATGATTATTTCGAAATTCAGAGAAGTGATGATGCTATCAAGTTTGAGGCGGTGGGAAACGTCAAAGGGATTGGCGATAGCAAAGAGAACAACACCTACACATTTTCTGATGAAGCTCCGGCAAAACTGGTAACGTATTATAAGTTGAAACAAGTGGACTATGATGGAAAATCGACCATGTCGAGGATCATTGCGGTTCGGAATGAAAGTGAGGAATTCAATGAATTTGTTTTCCCAAACCCGGCACAGCATCAAATTCAGGTAGCAACGGACAATGGAGCAGTCGTAGAAGCAATCACTTTGTTTGATCTGAAAGGTAAGGCGGTCATGCAAAATACGAAATCGAACCTAATGGATATTTCGGGCCTGCGCCAGGGAGATTATTTTATTCAGGTGAAAATGAGTTCAGGCCAGTCTGTCAGGAAGAAAATAGTCAAGCTGTAA
- a CDS encoding DNA alkylation repair protein, translating to MLYFDNKIKKGNMGQVKEIMNQLAALGSEQTLKTFRNHGGQEPMYGVKIGDMKPILKKHKNNHQLALELYKTGNSDAMYLAGLMTKPSLLTPEVLDEWIEGASWHMISEYTVAWNAAESNYGFEMARKWIESDKELVADAGWSTLGCLMALTPDENIDEKEIDRLLDRVEREIHVAPNRVRYVMNGFVIAVGSYYKPLADKAMTVGIGIGKVKVNLGDTACKVPYAPDFIKKVWDMGRLGTKRKEVRC from the coding sequence ATGTTATATTTTGACAATAAAATAAAAAAAGGAAACATGGGCCAGGTTAAGGAAATCATGAACCAGTTGGCAGCGCTGGGAAGCGAGCAAACCTTGAAAACTTTTCGGAATCATGGTGGTCAGGAACCCATGTATGGCGTTAAGATCGGGGATATGAAGCCAATTTTGAAAAAGCACAAAAACAACCACCAGTTAGCGCTCGAACTGTACAAAACCGGTAATTCGGATGCGATGTACCTGGCGGGATTGATGACAAAGCCTTCATTGCTTACTCCGGAAGTGCTGGACGAATGGATTGAAGGTGCATCCTGGCATATGATCAGTGAATATACTGTCGCCTGGAATGCTGCTGAAAGTAATTACGGATTTGAAATGGCCCGTAAATGGATTGAATCAGACAAGGAGTTGGTTGCGGATGCTGGCTGGTCCACGCTGGGCTGCCTGATGGCATTGACGCCGGATGAAAATATTGATGAAAAGGAAATTGACCGGCTGCTGGACAGGGTTGAAAGAGAGATCCACGTAGCACCAAACCGGGTGAGATACGTAATGAACGGATTTGTGATCGCAGTAGGATCCTATTACAAGCCACTTGCCGACAAAGCTATGACCGTCGGAATCGGGATTGGTAAGGTGAAAGTGAACCTCGGTGATACCGCATGCAAAGTCCCTTACGCTCCCGACTTCATTAAAAAAGTATGGGATATGGGCAGGCTGGGGACAAAAAGAAAAGAAGTAAGATGCTGA
- a CDS encoding aspartate carbamoyltransferase catalytic subunit — translation MTKLSVRHLLGIKNLNENDIQTILDTATQFKEIINRPIKKVPSLRDITIANVFFENSTRTRLSFELAEKRLSADVVNFSASGSSVKKGETLLDTVNNILAMKVDMIVMRHSSPGAPHYLSTRIPANVVNAGDGTHEHPTQALLDAFSMREKLGDLTGKKIAIIGDITHSRVALSNIFCLQKLGAEVMVCGPSTLIPKHLGELGVKIGHNVKEALEWCDVANVLRIQLERQQIKYFPSLREYSLYYGINKAMLDDLNKEIVLMHPGPINRGVELSSDAADSSHSIILNQVENGVAVRMAVLYLLAQQ, via the coding sequence ATGACAAAACTTTCGGTCCGGCACTTACTTGGAATTAAAAACCTGAACGAGAATGACATTCAAACCATATTAGATACTGCCACCCAGTTCAAGGAAATCATCAACCGGCCCATCAAAAAGGTGCCCTCTCTGAGAGACATTACCATTGCCAACGTCTTTTTCGAAAACTCCACACGGACACGACTTTCTTTTGAACTAGCTGAAAAAAGGCTTTCCGCTGACGTAGTTAACTTTTCTGCCTCCGGGAGCTCGGTCAAAAAGGGAGAAACCTTGCTGGATACGGTCAATAATATCCTGGCCATGAAGGTGGACATGATCGTAATGCGTCATAGCAGCCCAGGAGCACCACATTACTTGTCCACCAGAATTCCGGCGAATGTTGTCAATGCGGGAGATGGAACGCATGAGCACCCTACCCAGGCACTGCTGGATGCGTTTTCAATGCGCGAGAAACTGGGAGATCTTACCGGAAAGAAAATTGCAATTATCGGAGATATTACCCATTCAAGGGTTGCTCTTTCCAATATTTTTTGTCTTCAAAAACTAGGTGCAGAGGTGATGGTTTGCGGACCTTCTACACTAATCCCCAAGCATTTAGGAGAGCTGGGTGTCAAAATCGGCCACAATGTAAAAGAGGCACTCGAATGGTGTGATGTAGCCAATGTGCTACGGATACAGCTGGAACGCCAGCAGATCAAATATTTTCCTTCGCTGAGAGAATATTCGCTTTATTACGGAATCAACAAAGCCATGCTGGACGACCTGAACAAGGAAATTGTGCTGATGCACCCCGGCCCTATCAATCGTGGCGTGGAGCTTTCTTCGGATGCTGCAGATTCCAGCCATTCCATTATCCTGAACCAGGTCGAGAATGGTGTAGCGGTGCGAATGGCGGTACTTTACTTACTTGCGCAGCAATAA